In Anopheles bellator chromosome 2, idAnoBellAS_SP24_06.2, whole genome shotgun sequence, the genomic stretch CCAAGAGCGCACCGACATCCAGATAAGAATCTTCCGTCCACCGAACTATTCCGCTACGGTGGCAGTCTTAATGCTATCCCTCTTTGTCGGCGGTTTCCTTTACCTACGTCGGAATAATCTCGACTTTCTGTACAATAAGCAAATGTGGGCTCTACTTGCGGTCATCTTTTGCTTCGCGATGGTATCCGGACAAATGTGGAACCACATTCGCAGTCCACCGTTTGTGCACAAAAGCCAGAACGGTGGCATTGCGTACATTCATGGCTCATCCCAGGGTCAGCTGGTGATCGAAACTTAtattgtaatgtttttgaGTAAGTATGCTTCCGAATTAGCATTAGGCTTGAATCATTGTGGCAACAAACATTTATTTGCAGATGCTATGATTGTTTTGGGCATGGTACTGCTGACGGAGGCTGGATGGCAGAACGATAACCGCAAGAGCAAAGTTACCGCTATCGTAGGTCTCTTTTTGGTGGTCGTCTTCTTTTCGTTAATCCTGTCGATATTCCGTTCGAAGGCACAAGGCTATCCGTACAGGTAACTGATAAACCGAAACTGTGTGcttacaaaaattaaaacttgttttcaaaatgacaTTAAAGTACATTTAAACTATTTTCAGTTTTCTCTTCAAGTAAAATGCAGAGTTTTCACAATTCAAATACGTCCTCCGAAAACAGATTTGTGCAATACGGGCACCACCAAATCACAGAAGCTGAAAATTGGACTTGCAGAGGTGACACTCAAAAAACTCAACACTGGAGAGCAGAAGTGAAACTAAGAGAACATTTACATCTGCATAATGTTGCTAACTTCAGGAgaacttctttttttttgttttgttagcCTTGGTTCAAAAGTAAAAACTTTAAGTGTAATTCGagcaattaatttgaaaacgaaTGACCATTCCAGTGGAATGAACGTGAAGCACGTAGAGCAATGTTCGATAGTCATTGTACCAATACACAAAATgggaggaaataaaaatcatcaaatatcaaatcattaatttttttaacattcaACACACATTTTTTCCTAATAAGGGCATTTTAGAGCCTCGGAAATGTACAGTTTTTCCACCTCATCCTAACTTCTGAACACTACGCAGCTGCAGCCGTCGGGCCTAACAACTTGCTTTTCAGCTCTTCAGCTAGTAGCTATTgggtgcaacataaaaaaaaggaCTGCATATAGATGAAAAGGCGAACTGGTTTGTACTGGCTGTAGTTATCTTTGCTGATAACCTTGGTGATTAGTTTGGCGGGTGTAACTTACAAGGTGGGTTCGAATGATTTCAAagttattgtttcgtttttctccaAATTATCACAATTCTTGTTGTCGTTTGTACATGTATGTGcagattattttaaaacacattACAGACACACTAttgttaaaaacaaaaccaaatggGTGCAAACAAAGGAATAAATAGGCTACCGATTGCTTGCACCAAGTACTtctgcggggacacacgaagcgtgaaaactagcgtaaaattaatttgtaacgtcaaaacgtttacgcttcgtgtggcagcaaaaatataaaaacgaaacgtgaaacgtgtttacgttcgtgtttttggtccaagaaaatagaaatagaagagaaattaattgatttctgaatttttttatctgttttttccgattttgttgctataccagcaaataaaaacataaattattctctgtttgtaagcaaagcgtatgaaaaaaataattacgctcgggtttacggctcgcgcgaggcgtaaacgttttgacagaggcgcagcagtttggcattaatcgttaacgtcaaacttgttacgttacgcatcgtgtgtccccgcagcTTCAGTGTCACCCTGTACACGATTGTTCAATACGTGACAACGGCAGTCAAATTAACCGTTTTGCAAGGGAAAATTTAGCTGGCTTTTGGTGAAACAAATCGTGTTGTTACGATGAGTGCATATCGTTGGTTttattctgctgctgctctgaTCGTTGGCCTCATAGAGACCATCCTTTCTAGTCTAGGGATTGATGTTATGAAAACACCTATCCTAAAAAGTCTCCCCGGCATGTGAgtagcaaaagaaaatgaagagTTAGAAAAGCATGGTTCGATAACGAAGAATCTGATTGACTCCACAACAGATTGGATCCTCGCGAAAAGCAGTGCAACAGTAATGATAGCGTGAACAGGGCGGAGGTTGATTATATGGCCAAATTGGTGGACCTCTGGTGGAACGTCGATGGAATAGCAAAAATGTTGCACACTTTCAAACAAGTGCGGTAAGTTTTGATTTGCCTACGAGTCTTGGTCCAAAATGGTGCGTCATCGTTGTCACATATTTAAGTATCAATTATTCGCAGCATTCCTCTTGTGGTGGATGGTCTGATAGAGACCGGTCGAATCGAAGGCACCAaacgtggccggccggatgtgCTGAAAGGAGTGCGCATACTGGACGTCGGATGTGGTGGCGGTATCATGGTCGAAGACCTGGCCAAACTGGGAGCCACGGTGGTAGGTATTGATCCGTGCGAAGAATTAATACTGCTCGCTAGAAAGCATCTCGAAACGCAAGCTCCCGAACTGGCCGTTCAGTATCACAGAGAAACGGTGGAAGAGCACGTTAAAGTCCATGGCGCGATTTACGATGCAATCGTTTGCTCTGAGGTGATGGAGCATGTCGACGAAAAAGTTCCCATCCTCGAAGCGTGTGCTAAGTCTTTGAAGGTATGGGGTTGGCGAAATACTGCTTTGGACACTTTTTAAATACGCACCCAAATTTCAGCCCGGTGGTTCAATGTTTGTAACGACGGAAAATCAAACCTTGGTAGCATGGTTCGTGTATATAATTGTGCCGGAATATGTTCTCAACTTTATCCCACGTCTGTGCCACTTCTACGAAAAGTTCATCAGCCCGGCCAAAATATCCAGTATGCTATCAACATTTGACTGTACAACCATTGGCGTGAAGGGATACTTCTACGATCGATTCGATAACAGCTGGACCTTCGTGGACGATGATCGTGTCAACTATGGATTGCATGCAGTGAAAGCCTAGAGTCAATGAGGCGCAAGTGTGAAATACATCTCCGTCGTTCATGTTCGATACCAAcaacattttcttcccatttctACAATCGGATTTATTACAAAACCTATACAAGGTGTTTCAAACAAGGATAAAAAAACTGCAATCAGCATAACAATGCGTTGCCCTTACTGCGAATAAGGATAAAtgtcttccttccttccttccttacTCGACATGGTTCATGATCGATTCCCGGACTTTTAGTGCTCTTTTCGGCTTACTCTTCGTCAGGTCAATCACATTTGTTTTACAGTCACCCGTACGTTGCTGGCCATCGGAAGCGGAGGCAATTTTCTGCATGACACCGCCCGTATCCGCTGCTGTTTGAGCCTTACCACGGCCCTTGGCACGACTGTGCGTTTTCATGTGCCTGTTTATGTCGCCGTGACTGCGGAACTTTTTATCACAAACTTTGCACTGGTGAGGCTTTTCGCCCGTATGTATCTTCCGGTGGGCCTGCAGGTAAGTGCTCGCCCGGAAACCCTTGTTGCAGTAATCGCAGATAAAGTTCCGCTCATTGGTGTGAATCCGTCGATGCACCACGAGCGAATAACGACGGGAAAACTCTTTGCCGCAAAACTCGCACTTGTGGCTTTTCTCGTCGGTGTGTATCGAAATTCGGTGATACTTGAGATCGCCCCATTGCCGGAAGCTATGGCCGCACTGGTCACATTTATAGGGCTTTTCGCCCGAGTGTAACCGTTCGTGTACCTTTAGCGCGCTGCACGTGAAAAAAGACTTTCCACACGACCCGCACTTGTGCGGTCGGACGCCGGTGTGCTGTAAGCGGTGGTACTGAAAAGCCGTACTCGATTTAAACTGTCTGTCGCATCCCTCCACCTCGCAAAGGTACTTTTGTTTGCCGGTTTTCGAATCCATTTTGACTTTTTTGGCTGTTATGTACTGTTTATTGCAGTTCGTCGCATGCATAACGCCATCATGCCTTTGCTTGGGCGCATCCATTCCTTTGCTAtgattggtttcgatttcggacTCCTCCACGTCATCGCTGCTAAAATCATACTCTTCATCTAGAAGATCATTTACAGATCCGGCCTTTTCCTCTTGCCCATCGTCCAACGGTTTTCGCCTACTTTCGTGCATCTGGTCTGCAAACTCGTGACGAGAGTATTGCAACCCTTCGTTTGCGTCATCGAAATCGTTATCGGACTTCTGTTCGTCATTAAGTACCTTGGCATTCTTCAGATCGGGTGACACAGGTGTGGCAttgtggaacggaacggttggTAGCAGCGCATCGTCTTGATTCGATGGAATTTGCACTATGGAAGGAATCATCAGCGATTCGGTTGGATGGTCAAGCGCTCGAGCAGCGTTCGGATTGGTTGCAAACGGTACGGTCGGCAGAGCAGCAACGCGATCGTGATCAACATCCAGTTGTGGCTGTGGTGATGCATAGTGCCGTTTACTTTCATTCATCCCCAACTGAACAAGCTGGACAGGTCTTTCTGCCATTGTGCATGCTGACAGCGAATCGTGATTGGCAGATGATAGAGGTTCAAGGAGATCTGAAAAAATGTGTATCATAAATGGGCATTTTGAAGACTGCCTTACGATATTTTGAACTTACCGCTGTCGTTGAACTGTGACTTGTTGAGGAACAGCACAAAGCTCTGGCTCTCATTTTGGATTTGTATGTCATGTCCGGCTACACTTGCGTCAACGAACGTGATCATTTCCTTCTCGGCAATTTGTTCTGTTACCATTGCTGCCCTACTCACATTTTCTACACTCTGTCCGACACCGTCAGATGTAAACCACTGTTTCACGCCAACATTAAGATTTATATCTTCGCTAGCGGCTCTCTCTACGGTTTCTTGAACCACACTTCGTATGCCTTCGAGCATGTCTTCGGTTTCGCTAAACTCTCCTCCATTTTCTATCGGCACCGTACTAGTATTTGCATTTCCAAACAGGTTTTGAGCCATATTCGAAAATTGTGGTGCACTTTGCCGCTTTGGTTGTTCGCGAGTCGATATTTCCGTTGCGTCATCGTACTGCTGCTTTTGCGGCACTTCCATTTCGGATTGTTCAAACGTACGATcgttttttagtttttttgtgtgcttcaCGCGGGGTAGCTTCGGTTTAGGTTTTTTGCTCTCGGCAATCAGTTGCTCTCCTGTACACCTGATGGCCAGCTGATTAGTTGTTGCACTCTTTGCATGATCGCTCTCTATCTTACTATCCTGCCCGAAACCCTCCGGCTCGTAGTGTTCCTTTAGATGGTTAAAGAACACCAACTGATCCCGTACGATTTGTCCGCACAGTTGACACCTAAAGCAAGTGTTGCCTGGAAGATCCGGCAAAGGTACCGTTTCAACAGAGTCTTCTGCACTGGGCTTCGTATTTTGAGGCTGCGGTAAAACTGGTGGTTGACGTTGCATCATTCGCTCGTTTTTCACCGCTTCGTTCGCAATCACCGTTCCGCGTGCTGGTTCGTGCGATGTGACAACGGAATGATTAATCTCTGCACTCACATTTTCCTTAGGATCGCCCAATTTTTTGGTTAATCTTTTTTTATGTGGCAGGTTGATATTTTCGGGCAACGCATTTGCAACGGTGTGCGATGCTTGCTCCACCAAGCTATCggcatcttcttcttcgtcggtaCGTGGTTCGCACTCGAGTACGGAAGCTCCAGTGTCTTTTACGACCGCCGCTCCCTCCACCATTTGaccgttcgatcgatctttAAGCGTTGCAGGTTGTGGGCACAAATATAACCGTTTAGACGATTCGCTGGGTCGCAGCGGTGGAATAGTCATTGCAGCAACCTAGAATTAAAGGAATAAAGGATAGATATTTTCCCACAATTTATAAGTTGTACGTTTCTTACATTTTGCACACTAGTCGGCTCCGAGGTGACGGGAATGGTGGCATTGTTGAAATCTTTCAACGGAGCAGCTTCGGACGATAAAAGTGAGGTATGCGGTTGTTCAAGAGACAGCAAATTTTGTGACTGTTGCGCTGAAGCTTCTTGCGGTGGGCAGTTTACTAGGTCGGTAATGGTCTTATGATTCACCGGGTGTTGACCGaggtgctgttgctgatgatgagaGTGATgttgattatgatgatgaagatgttGAAGGCCATagtgttgctggtgttgctgctggctttgATGGTGATGGGTCGTCCCGAGAGAGTTTCCCACCATATCATACGCTTCACATCCCGACCCGGTTGCGTGTAATTGTGCCGACAGCGAGAAATGTACGTAGCCATCGATGGCGCCGGCAATTTGAGCTAATCCACCAGTTAAGGGGGAACTAGGCTGGGCAACATccaacattttgtcatacgaGCTGATCGTGCCAAAGCTGGGTATATCCTAGTGTATATAGAAACAAATTCCAATAAAGGTATAGAGTGTTGAACGGGGCTAGACTTTCTTTACCCTACCCTTGAACTGCTGGTCACAATCACTGCCGCTTCATTGCTTGGTGCTAACGGGTTGGCAGTCGCTTTATTGGGGATCTGTTGAAATAACTTTCTGTGCGTAACGTCGTTCATTGCTTGGATTACGCTGCCATCTACAAGCGATTGCAATTCGTCCGATGTGAACGGCCGGTAGTGGTGCTCTAGTAACGTTGATTGAATGCCACCGATGGCGCTACCAGTGCTACAGGGAACGGGCGTGATGTAATCGGTGAGCAAATTCGTCGGCAACTGGCTGGACAGCAGATCTGTGCCGAGCAGCGTCGATTCTATGTACTCCTGTTCCCGTGCACTACTGCTGATTGGCGCGGATGTTATGAAGTGAAGCGAACCGTTCTCGATCGGAGCGATACCGTTGCGCAGGTTCTGCATTCCCCCATCGTGATTATTTACTTGTTCCATGTTTGTGGAGACAACCAAGCGCAAAACATTAAGGACATTTTCAACGGTGGGACATTTTTCCGGAATGCAGGAAAGACAACgttatggtgatgatggctGAGTGACACATTTTTAGAACTTATTTATTGTGCAAACAGTTATCGACGAACCTTCGTTTGAACTTAAAAATTTGCCATATTCTGCGGCACGCAGCAATtacaatacaaaacaaaataaggcaccaaaataaaacacaagaACCCAAGCTGTTTTGTGGACAATATTGGCGCTGTCAAAATAGCTGTCAGATGACTACAGGTGTGGGAATCATTACATGAGCGACACTATCGGAACCAGTGGTCGCTAATAGTTCAGCAATTTAACAAACTTACTGCTATTGTTTCAAAGAAAGCGAATATGTTGCGGAAGAAAATCACagaattttcaattattaacTCAGCATGCCAGGAAGTGGAATCATTGTGAATGGAAGTTTAACGTCATCGCTTAACGTTTCCATCGTAACGTGCTATTAAAAATGGATACGAAGGGGCCAAAAAACAGCGCACAAACCGAAAGGGGAACGCGAGCGTGGCCAAACAAAGAGGTGCGCATACGACAGAAGAAAGCAGAAAATCGCGAATTCGTTCGCGAGATGTAACAATGGGAATCGCGCTCTTCCTGTGAGTCTTATCAGAGAGCCAGTCATATCCTCAAGGTCCGCGCGAGCAGACGCAAGGCACCACAATCCGTTGAGTGCGATTCGTATCcccgatgctgccgccgttcATAGGAATGAGTGAATAATTAAGCTCCCGTAAGTGGGGAGTCGAGTtaaatgtttggtttgtgctgcgagcgaaaaagaaatatgCAGCTTAACGATTCCCGCCACCTGGCCGCTTCGTCGTGTATCGTAAAGAATCGTCGCATTGCAGGAAAAGTGTCGCTTGAAAGGAACGCATCCGTTTCGGGAGAAAACTTTGCGATAGTACGCTGACAACGACCAAGCGCTGCATACGAAGAAGCTGCAAATCGGCGAGGAAACCACCGGGAATTCGGTTACATTTCTTCGCGAAGTCGATTCACGGGAACGGTGCGCCATTCTGCGAATGGTAACAAACTAACTGCCTTTCCAAGCCATTATCCTGTTGCTGACTCAAATCCAGCTTCCGTGAACGGCTCAGCGCGTAATCCAGCGTGCGACAAAGAGCACTAGAGGTAAGAGCATTTGTGAGAGAAGAGCTTTGTTTACGAACGGATGTGGCGCTGGGAAGGGTGAACTGGCCacccgcaacaaaaaaagcgtCTATCGAGGCACAAGAATTAAGCTGCCGATGAGACAGAGCCATATCTGCAACTGATGTGTGTTACTTTCTGCCCCATTAACCACACCAGCGAACAAGAACAACGGAACCGTGTGCCAACAGATACAGCAGACACTGTTatcgatttgtttgctctgGACAGACGAttcgcttttctttgtttttcctttgcgAAGCacaaagtaattaaaaatgtaccCGCAACTTGTGTGGGGCAGCTGTCCCCAGCAATCAGTTCGGCTAATCGATGCGAAAATCCATTTCCCATGCGAGTTTCCTCTGGGCTATGTtattccgtgtccgtgtggtCGTAAAGGGAATGATCAAAGGATATGCGAAGCAGCGCTTTTCTCTGCACCTCTGGCGGTGAAACGATGGAGGCGGAATTTCATGTTaggttttgttggttggtccCCAGGTGCGAATCCTAAAGGCGCgccttttcgatttttcttctgctttggGCAATGCGTCACTGAGAAGTTTTTCGTTCGTGAAGAGCTTCTTCATTTGTATCTTTTTTCTGCCTTCGGTTTTTGTGATTGAAACAACTTAAGTCCGTCTTTAGAGAAATGCCAGCGCCACGTTCTTACATGGTATCGTTCAATGGAAATTGATGTTTTATACTTattatttttcccattttagAGCGCTCCGAATAGAAAGACTGTCCTTAGTTAAATCGATTAGATCCATGCTATGAGCGGAATGAACCCTAGTTTGTTATGAAACTCTGACCTGACCTGTGTGGTACTCGATAGTGGATGTCTAGTAAACCAACTGGCTTTTGATAGTTTCACTACAATGGCCCCAAGTTACCCAATCGGCATCCTTGCGATGTGGCACGCGTGCCAGAAAACACACGGCCGCAACGCGCCGAACAAGTTGTTGATTGGATAACTCAATTTCACGTAGAGACACCCCGGAGGTCAGGAGCGCCGCGAATAAAGTTGAACAGTTTGCGAAAAACGTACCACCAGCGCGGGTCGCGATTGCAAAATATggcagcgaaaccgaaaatagCAAAGCTTGATTCCACGAATTCCTCTCACTTTCGTGCGTTGTGCGTGCGAGATCGGTTTTGACTAGCCGTTGAGAAAATCACCTATCGGTGGTGCGCGATAGTTTCCAGTAGAGgcacactggctggctgctggcccgGCTACAAAGGGACGTCACCGTTGTGCTTTCACCGGTTAATTGGGTCGTGGATaggaaattcaattacgagCCGTTGTGAACCGAGCCAGGATCGCATAGACAAGAACAGCtgtgattgtttttaaattctgCGGAGAGTTTTAATGCTTGGCCTGGTTTAAATTGAACCCCTCAGTTCACCCTGGCTTCTGTTTTCAGTAGTTTCAGTAGTTAAATATACAGGAAACAACAGTTTAGTGACAGAAATAAGAACGAGAAATAAATGAGGTAGTGAGTTAGTTGCTGGTTAAATCGGTCAATTGTTATTAGTGAAAAATATTCCAAAGGAATATACTATTTCTTCTAACGTCGAGTGCATTCTTATTCTCTATCTCTAGATGAGTCACGTTCCCTCTGCCAGAGCTTCTATTCATGTGTAATGTTTATGTTAATTCCATTTTTCGGGCTTTGTAGCGACTGATGGTTGTGCGGAAGCGGTCCTTGTGTAAACAGAATTTGTCGCCAGTATGATTGTGACTTGAAACCACTGATTAGTGTGTGGCTGTTTGCCTCGGTTGACCGCGCCATTGTGGCTTGCCATACGTGACGGCTTCGTTGCGGCACAGCAGCGACGCTTCTCTGCGATGTGCTATTTTTGTCAAATCCTTCGTGGTACAACATCCTGACCCGGGGCGGCATCATGTTTCGATCTCGGGTTAAACTCCCAACAATTGACACTGTCTCAACAGGCATTGTTTCACATGTCCG encodes the following:
- the LOC131208414 gene encoding tumor suppressor candidate 3 isoform X1; translated protein: MKILLKLAALLAVAFCLFQFVNSQTSKNARGGQQSLSDKVQQLLDMNTKRPVLRFNGNKFRDFVKSAPRNYSVIVMFTAMAPARQCVICRHAHDEYTIVANSYRYSQTYSNKLFFAMVDFDEGSDVFQMLRLNTAPVFIHFPPKGKPKPADTMDIQRVGVSAEVIGKWIQERTDIQIRIFRPPNYSATVAVLMLSLFVGGFLYLRRNNLDFLYNKQMWALLAVIFCFAMVSGQMWNHIRSPPFVHKSQNGGIAYIHGSSQGQLVIETYIVMFLSKYASELALGLNHCGNKHLFADAMIVLGMVLLTEAGWQNDNRKSKVTAIVGLFLVVVFFSLILSIFRSKAQGYPYSFLFK
- the LOC131208416 gene encoding ubiquinone biosynthesis O-methyltransferase, mitochondrial-like isoform X2, whose amino-acid sequence is MVEDLAKLGATVVGIDPCEELILLARKHLETQAPELAVQYHRETVEEHVKVHGAIYDAIVCSEVMEHVDEKVPILEACAKSLKPGGSMFVTTENQTLVAWFVYIIVPEYVLNFIPRLCHFYEKFISPAKISSMLSTFDCTTIGVKGYFYDRFDNSWTFVDDDRVNYGLHAVKA
- the LOC131208416 gene encoding ubiquinone biosynthesis O-methyltransferase-like isoform X1 gives rise to the protein MSAYRWFYSAAALIVGLIETILSSLGIDVMKTPILKSLPGILDPREKQCNSNDSVNRAEVDYMAKLVDLWWNVDGIAKMLHTFKQVRIPLVVDGLIETGRIEGTKRGRPDVLKGVRILDVGCGGGIMVEDLAKLGATVVGIDPCEELILLARKHLETQAPELAVQYHRETVEEHVKVHGAIYDAIVCSEVMEHVDEKVPILEACAKSLKPGGSMFVTTENQTLVAWFVYIIVPEYVLNFIPRLCHFYEKFISPAKISSMLSTFDCTTIGVKGYFYDRFDNSWTFVDDDRVNYGLHAVKA
- the LOC131207894 gene encoding uncharacterized protein LOC131207894, which encodes MEQVNNHDGGMQNLRNGIAPIENGSLHFITSAPISSSAREQEYIESTLLGTDLLSSQLPTNLLTDYITPVPCSTGSAIGGIQSTLLEHHYRPFTSDELQSLVDGSVIQAMNDVTHRKLFQQIPNKATANPLAPSNEAAVIVTSSSRDIPSFGTISSYDKMLDVAQPSSPLTGGLAQIAGAIDGYVHFSLSAQLHATGSGCEAYDMVGNSLGTTHHHQSQQQHQQHYGLQHLHHHNQHHSHHQQQHLGQHPVNHKTITDLVNCPPQEASAQQSQNLLSLEQPHTSLLSSEAAPLKDFNNATIPVTSEPTSVQNVAAMTIPPLRPSESSKRLYLCPQPATLKDRSNGQMVEGAAVVKDTGASVLECEPRTDEEEDADSLVEQASHTVANALPENINLPHKKRLTKKLGDPKENVSAEINHSVVTSHEPARGTVIANEAVKNERMMQRQPPVLPQPQNTKPSAEDSVETVPLPDLPGNTCFRCQLCGQIVRDQLVFFNHLKEHYEPEGFGQDSKIESDHAKSATTNQLAIRCTGEQLIAESKKPKPKLPRVKHTKKLKNDRTFEQSEMEVPQKQQYDDATEISTREQPKRQSAPQFSNMAQNLFGNANTSTVPIENGGEFSETEDMLEGIRSVVQETVERAASEDINLNVGVKQWFTSDGVGQSVENVSRAAMVTEQIAEKEMITFVDASVAGHDIQIQNESQSFVLFLNKSQFNDSDLLEPLSSANHDSLSACTMAERPVQLVQLGMNESKRHYASPQPQLDVDHDRVAALPTVPFATNPNAARALDHPTESLMIPSIVQIPSNQDDALLPTVPFHNATPVSPDLKNAKVLNDEQKSDNDFDDANEGLQYSRHEFADQMHESRRKPLDDGQEEKAGSVNDLLDEEYDFSSDDVEESEIETNHSKGMDAPKQRHDGVMHATNCNKQYITAKKVKMDSKTGKQKYLCEVEGCDRQFKSSTAFQYHRLQHTGVRPHKCGSCGKSFFTCSALKVHERLHSGEKPYKCDQCGHSFRQWGDLKYHRISIHTDEKSHKCEFCGKEFSRRYSLVVHRRIHTNERNFICDYCNKGFRASTYLQAHRKIHTGEKPHQCKVCDKKFRSHGDINRHMKTHSRAKGRGKAQTAADTGGVMQKIASASDGQQRTGDCKTNVIDLTKSKPKRALKVRESIMNHVE